In Alosa alosa isolate M-15738 ecotype Scorff River chromosome 23, AALO_Geno_1.1, whole genome shotgun sequence, a single window of DNA contains:
- the arl4ca gene encoding ADP-ribosylation factor-like 4Ca gives MGNSFSNIAAFQSLHIVMLGLDSAGKTTVLYRLKFNEFVNTVPTIGFNTEKIKLSNGTAKGISCHFWDVGGQEKLRPLWKSYSRCTDGIIYVVDSVDVDRLEEAKTELHKITKFAENQGTPLLVIANKQDLPRSLPVSDIEKHLALHELSPSTTYHVQPACAIIGEGLHEGMDKLYEMIVKRRKSLKQKKKR, from the coding sequence ATGGGGAATAGTTTTTCTAACATCGCCGCATTTCAGTCCCTGCACATAGTGATGTTAGGACTAGATTCTGCGGGCAAAACGACTGTCCTCTATCGACTCAAGTTCAACGAATTTGTCAACACTGTTCCTACCATCGGATTCAACACCGAAAAGATTAAACTGAGCAATGGCACCGCGAAGGGTATTAGTTGTCACTTTTGGGATGTGGGTGGCCAGGAGAAGTTGCGACCTCTGTGGAAGTCGTACAGTAGGTGCACGGATGGAATCATATACGTTGTGGACTCCGTGGATGTGGACAGATTGGAGGAGGCAAAGACAGAGCTACACAAAATCACCAAATTTGCCGAAAATCAGGGGACTCCTCTCCTGGTGATTGCAAATAAGCAGGATCTTCCGAGATCTCTTCCTGTTTCCGATATTGAGAAACACCTGGCTCTTCACGAGCTCAGCCCGTCCACCACGTACCACGTCCAACCCGCATGCGCCATAATTGGCGAGGGACTTCACGAGGGTATGGACAAATTGTATGAAATGATTGTGAAACGGAGAAAAAGTTTGAAGCAGAAGAAGAAACGATAA